A single Methylobacterium sp. 17Sr1-1 DNA region contains:
- a CDS encoding MBL fold metallo-hydrolase, translated as MKNRGFLKLASAMTVMTLGGVGYAAHRRSRNPYYRGPVSDHFDGVRFFSPGQPTDKAAGELARWQLGGGREAWPARVPSPFPQDTPPERVDDLRVVHIGHASLLVQVAGRNILVDPVYARRASPVGFAGPKRANPPGIAFAALPPIDAVLITHNHYDHLDGPVLARLWAEHAPTFVAPLGNDAIIRTYDATIPVETRDWGGSVDLGGGIAVHLVPAYHWSARGVNDRRMALWCAFVLTTPAGVLYHVGDTGYGDGAVFRSVRERFGAPRLATLPIGAYEPRWFMQAQHMNPEEAVRAFREVGAEQALGHHWGTFRLTNEGAGEPAEALGRALAEAEVPADQFLALRPGQVWEG; from the coding sequence ATGAAGAACCGTGGCTTCCTCAAGCTCGCCAGCGCCATGACGGTGATGACGCTCGGCGGAGTCGGCTACGCCGCCCATCGGCGCAGCCGCAACCCCTATTACCGGGGTCCGGTCAGCGATCATTTCGACGGCGTGCGGTTCTTCTCGCCGGGGCAGCCGACGGACAAGGCCGCGGGCGAGCTGGCGCGCTGGCAGCTCGGCGGCGGCCGCGAGGCCTGGCCGGCGCGGGTCCCGAGCCCGTTTCCGCAGGACACGCCGCCCGAGCGGGTCGACGACTTGCGGGTGGTCCATATCGGGCATGCCAGCCTGCTGGTCCAGGTCGCAGGCCGCAACATCCTGGTCGACCCGGTCTATGCCCGCCGCGCGAGCCCGGTGGGCTTCGCCGGCCCGAAGCGCGCCAACCCGCCGGGCATCGCCTTCGCGGCTCTGCCGCCGATCGACGCGGTGCTGATCACCCACAACCACTACGACCATCTCGACGGGCCGGTCCTCGCCCGCCTCTGGGCCGAGCACGCGCCGACCTTCGTGGCGCCGCTCGGCAACGACGCGATCATCCGCACCTACGACGCCACGATCCCGGTGGAGACCCGGGACTGGGGCGGCTCGGTCGATCTCGGCGGCGGCATCGCCGTGCACCTGGTGCCGGCCTACCACTGGTCGGCGCGGGGCGTGAACGACCGGCGCATGGCGCTGTGGTGCGCCTTCGTGCTCACCACGCCCGCGGGCGTGCTCTACCACGTCGGCGATACCGGCTACGGCGACGGCGCGGTCTTCCGGTCGGTGCGCGAGCGCTTCGGCGCGCCGCGCCTCGCCACCCTGCCGATCGGCGCCTACGAGCCGCGCTGGTTCATGCAGGCCCAGCACATGAACCCGGAGGAGGCGGTGCGGGCCTTTCGCGAGGTCGGCGCCGAGCAGGCGCTCGGCCACCACTGGGGCACGTTCCGGCTCACCAACGAGGGCGCGGGCGAGCCGGCGGAGGCTCTCGGGCGGGCACTGGCCGAGGCGGAGGTGCCGGCGGACCAGTTCCTGGCGCTCAGGCCGGGGCAGGTGTGGGAAGGGTGA
- the hslV gene encoding ATP-dependent protease subunit HslV gives MHATTILMVRKGGRVVIGGDGQVSLGQTIVKGNARKVRRLAKGAVIGGFAGATADAFTLFERLEAKLEQYPGQLTRACVELTKDWRTDRYLRRLEAMMLVADKDVSLLLSGAGDVLEPEGGVMAIGSGGNYALAAARALEEQDLDAEAIVRRAMRIAAEICVYTNGSLVIESLDAA, from the coding sequence ATGCATGCGACGACGATCCTGATGGTGCGCAAGGGCGGCCGGGTGGTGATCGGGGGCGACGGGCAGGTCAGCCTCGGCCAGACCATCGTCAAGGGCAACGCCCGCAAGGTCCGGCGGCTGGCCAAGGGCGCGGTGATCGGGGGCTTCGCCGGCGCCACCGCCGACGCCTTCACGCTGTTCGAGCGGCTGGAAGCCAAGCTCGAGCAGTATCCGGGTCAGCTCACCCGCGCCTGCGTCGAGCTGACCAAGGACTGGCGCACCGACCGCTACCTGCGCCGCCTCGAGGCGATGATGCTGGTCGCCGACAAGGACGTGAGCCTGCTCCTCTCGGGCGCCGGCGACGTGCTGGAGCCCGAGGGCGGCGTGATGGCGATCGGCTCTGGCGGCAACTACGCGCTCGCCGCCGCCCGCGCGCTGGAGGAGCAGGACCTCGACGCCGAGGCGATCGTGCGCCGCGCCATGCGGATCGCCGCCGAGATCTGCGTCTACACCAACGGCAGCCTGGTGATCGAGAGCCTGGACGCGGCGTAA
- a CDS encoding PilZ domain-containing protein, whose amino-acid sequence MSELRRETRLRTFLKGRIVFNNGNSTMDCLVRDLSASGARLVLSQTATLPDGFDLIIPAKDRTHKATLRWRRADSIGVTFAEEAAHPAAASAPDTTPAMLLTRIRELEAENASLRRQLKVAEAMVLDREL is encoded by the coding sequence ATGTCCGAGTTGCGCAGGGAGACCCGCCTGCGGACGTTCCTGAAGGGACGTATCGTCTTCAACAACGGCAACTCCACCATGGATTGCCTCGTCCGGGATCTCTCCGCCTCGGGCGCCCGGCTGGTGCTCAGCCAGACCGCGACGCTGCCGGACGGTTTCGACCTGATCATCCCGGCCAAGGACCGCACCCACAAGGCGACGCTCCGCTGGCGCAGGGCCGACAGCATCGGCGTGACCTTCGCGGAGGAGGCGGCCCACCCGGCGGCGGCGAGCGCGCCGGATACGACCCCGGCGATGCTGCTCACCCGCATCCGCGAGCTGGAGGCCGAGAACGCCTCCCTGCGCCGCCAGCTGAAGGTGGCGGAGGCGATGGTGCTCGATCGCGAGCTCTGA
- a CDS encoding AAA family ATPase: MMSGLGPQQEAALKAVSDWLKRGSPQVFRLFGFAGTGKTTLARRLAEDVEGGVLFCAYTGKAASVMRARGCPDASTIHSLIYRTREDTEGGPAFTLNRTGPVSKAALVVIDECSMVDGDLGNDLLSFGTPVLVLGDPAQLPPVKGGGFFTEAEPDVMLTEVHRQAADNPIVRLAMTVREGGRLEFGDYGESRVIPRRAIDPATVLAADQVLVGMNRTRRLYNGRIRELIGHVDPMPAVGEKLVCLRNDRTKGLLNGSTWTVQALRAAPRPDLVRLDVVPEDDPALRRKPQDIKVLRSVIAGSEEEVPAILRRETEEFTYGYALTVHKAQGSQWDRVVLFDESYAFREHRARWLYTALTRAAEVITVVV, translated from the coding sequence ATGATGAGCGGGCTTGGCCCCCAGCAGGAGGCGGCGCTCAAGGCGGTGTCGGACTGGCTGAAGCGCGGCAGCCCGCAGGTCTTCCGCCTGTTCGGCTTCGCCGGCACCGGCAAGACGACCCTCGCTCGCCGGCTGGCCGAGGACGTCGAGGGCGGGGTGCTCTTTTGCGCCTATACGGGCAAGGCGGCCTCCGTCATGCGCGCCCGCGGCTGCCCGGACGCGTCGACCATCCACAGCCTGATCTACCGCACCCGCGAGGATACCGAGGGCGGCCCCGCCTTCACCCTCAACCGCACCGGGCCGGTGAGCAAGGCGGCGCTCGTCGTCATCGACGAATGCTCGATGGTCGACGGCGACCTCGGCAACGACCTGCTCTCCTTCGGCACGCCGGTCCTGGTGCTGGGCGATCCGGCCCAGCTGCCGCCGGTGAAGGGCGGCGGCTTCTTCACCGAGGCCGAGCCCGACGTGATGCTGACCGAGGTCCACCGCCAGGCCGCCGACAACCCGATCGTGCGCCTCGCCATGACGGTCCGCGAGGGCGGGCGGCTGGAGTTCGGCGATTACGGCGAGAGCCGGGTGATCCCGCGCCGCGCGATCGACCCCGCGACCGTGCTCGCCGCCGATCAGGTCCTGGTCGGGATGAACCGCACCCGGCGGCTCTATAACGGCCGCATCCGCGAGCTGATCGGCCACGTCGACCCGATGCCGGCGGTGGGCGAGAAGCTGGTCTGCCTGCGCAACGACCGCACCAAGGGCCTGCTCAACGGCTCGACCTGGACCGTCCAGGCCCTGCGCGCCGCCCCCCGCCCCGACCTCGTGCGCCTCGACGTGGTGCCGGAGGACGACCCCGCCCTGCGGCGCAAGCCCCAGGACATCAAGGTGCTGCGCTCGGTCATCGCCGGCAGCGAGGAGGAGGTGCCGGCGATCCTGCGGCGCGAGACGGAAGAGTTCACCTACGGCTACGCGCTCACCGTGCACAAGGCGCAGGGGTCGCAGTGGGACCGTGTCGTGCTGTTCGACGAATCCTACGCGTTCCGGGAGCACCGGGCGCGCTGGCTCTACACGGCGCTGACCCGGGCGGCGGAGGTGATCACGGTGGTGGTGTAG
- the hslU gene encoding ATP-dependent protease ATPase subunit HslU, which produces MTTFSPREIVSELDRYIVGQGDAKRAVAIALRNRWRRQQLQGPLREEVAPKNILMIGPTGCGKTEISRRLARLAGAPFLKVEATKFTEVGYVGRDVEQIVRDLVEIGIGLKRDEKRRGVQAKAEAAAENRVLDALVGPTASQATRDAFRKRLRAGELDDKEVELELAAGAPQGMPMFEIPGMPGAAMGAINLGDMLGKALGNQKGKPRRMTVRDAYAPLIGEESDKLLDQDSVVQEALRDVQDNGIVFLDEIDKICAREGRSGADVSREGVQRDLLPLIEGTTVATKHGPVKTDHILFIASGAFHVSKPSDLLPELQGRLPIRVELSPLTVDDFRRILTETEASLTKQAVALMATEGVTIDFTADAIDALAKVAVDVNSSVENIGARRLQTVLERVLDDVSFTAPDRSGETVTIDAAYVRDRVESLAQNADLSRFIL; this is translated from the coding sequence ATGACCACCTTCTCCCCCCGCGAAATCGTCTCCGAGCTCGACCGCTACATCGTCGGCCAGGGCGATGCGAAGCGCGCGGTCGCGATCGCGCTGCGCAACCGCTGGCGCCGCCAGCAGCTCCAGGGCCCGCTCCGCGAGGAGGTGGCGCCGAAGAACATCCTGATGATCGGCCCGACCGGCTGCGGCAAGACCGAGATCTCGCGCCGCCTAGCGCGGCTCGCCGGCGCGCCGTTCCTGAAGGTCGAGGCGACGAAGTTCACGGAAGTCGGCTATGTCGGCCGCGACGTCGAGCAGATCGTGCGCGACCTCGTCGAGATCGGCATCGGCCTGAAGCGCGACGAGAAGCGCCGGGGCGTCCAGGCGAAGGCGGAAGCCGCTGCCGAGAACCGCGTGCTCGACGCCCTCGTCGGTCCGACCGCGAGCCAGGCCACCCGCGACGCCTTCCGCAAGCGCCTGCGCGCCGGCGAGCTCGACGACAAGGAGGTCGAGCTGGAACTGGCGGCGGGCGCGCCGCAGGGCATGCCGATGTTCGAGATCCCGGGCATGCCCGGGGCCGCCATGGGGGCGATCAACCTCGGCGACATGCTCGGCAAGGCGCTCGGCAACCAGAAGGGCAAGCCCCGCCGCATGACCGTGCGCGACGCCTACGCGCCGTTGATCGGCGAGGAATCCGACAAGCTCCTCGACCAGGACAGCGTGGTGCAGGAGGCCCTGCGCGACGTGCAGGACAACGGCATCGTCTTCCTCGACGAGATCGACAAGATCTGCGCCCGGGAAGGCCGCTCCGGCGCCGACGTCTCGCGCGAGGGCGTGCAGCGCGACCTGCTGCCCCTGATCGAGGGCACCACCGTCGCGACCAAGCACGGGCCGGTGAAGACCGACCACATCCTGTTCATCGCCAGCGGCGCCTTCCACGTCTCGAAGCCCTCCGACCTCCTGCCGGAGCTCCAGGGACGCCTGCCGATCCGGGTCGAGCTGAGCCCGCTCACCGTCGACGACTTCCGCCGCATCCTCACCGAGACCGAGGCGAGCCTGACCAAGCAGGCAGTGGCGCTGATGGCGACGGAAGGCGTCACGATCGACTTCACCGCCGACGCGATCGACGCGCTGGCCAAGGTCGCCGTCGACGTGAATTCGTCCGTCGAGAATATCGGTGCGCGCCGGCTCCAGACGGTGCTGGAGCGGGTGCTCGACGACGTGTCGTTCACCGCGCCCGACCGCTCGGGCGAGACGGTGACGATCGACGCCGCTTACGTCCGCGACCGGGTCGAGAGCCTGGCGCAGAACGCGGATCTGAGCCGGTTCATCCTCTGA
- a CDS encoding NAD(+) synthase gives MFRSLYRHGFARVAACVGRSHIADPDANAAEIRSLAERCDRDGVAVAVFPELCLSGYALEDLLLQETLLARVEAALLSLVEASRGLMPVLVIGAPLRHRNRIYNTAAVIHRGRLLGVVPKSYLPNYREFYEKRHFAPGAGVTGETIRIGDVEAPFGTDLLFPADDLPGLVLGVEVCEDMWIPVPPSALAALSGATVLANLSGSPITIGRAESRTLLCRSASARCLAAYIYAAAGPGESTTDLAWDGQTAIYEDGEVIAEGPRFPAEPQVTLADIDLDRLRQERAQMGSFDDNRTALTPGAPAYRRVAFRVAPPDADLGFRRTIERFPFVPADPARLAQDCYEGYNIQVAGLAQRLQAIGTRRVVIGISGGLDSTHALIVAARAFDQLGLPRSDILTYTMPGFATSDETKTNAHRLMASLGTRAAELDIRPAARQMLADMGHPFGRGEEVYDVTFENVQAGLRTDYLFRLANQHDAIVVGTGDLSELALGWCTYGVGDQMSHYAVNAGVPKTLIQHLIRWVIASGQFSPEVGRTLEAILDTEISPELVPAREGETIQSTESKIGPYALQDFNLFYTLRYGYRPSKIAFLSLMAWEDAGRGPWPPGFPEAKRGTYALPEIRAWLAVFLRRFFGFSQFKRSALPNGPKVAAGGALSPRGDWRAPSDANARIWLDELERNVPQG, from the coding sequence ATGTTTCGATCCCTCTACCGGCACGGTTTCGCCCGCGTCGCGGCCTGCGTCGGCCGCAGCCACATCGCCGATCCGGACGCCAACGCGGCCGAGATCCGGAGCCTGGCCGAACGATGCGACCGGGACGGCGTCGCGGTGGCGGTGTTTCCGGAGCTCTGCCTGTCGGGTTACGCGCTGGAGGACCTGCTGCTGCAGGAGACGCTGCTGGCGCGGGTCGAGGCGGCTTTGCTCTCTCTCGTCGAGGCGAGCCGCGGGCTGATGCCGGTCCTGGTGATCGGCGCGCCGTTGCGCCACCGCAACCGGATCTACAACACCGCCGCGGTGATCCATCGCGGCCGGCTGCTCGGCGTGGTGCCGAAGAGCTACCTGCCGAATTACCGCGAGTTCTACGAGAAGCGTCACTTCGCCCCCGGCGCCGGGGTGACGGGCGAGACGATCCGGATCGGCGATGTCGAGGCGCCGTTCGGCACCGACCTGCTGTTTCCGGCCGACGACCTGCCCGGCCTCGTCCTCGGGGTCGAGGTCTGCGAGGACATGTGGATCCCGGTGCCGCCCTCGGCGCTCGCCGCGCTCAGTGGGGCCACGGTGCTCGCCAACCTCTCGGGCAGCCCGATCACCATCGGGCGGGCGGAGAGCCGGACGCTGCTCTGCCGCTCGGCCTCGGCCCGGTGTCTGGCCGCCTACATCTACGCCGCGGCGGGCCCCGGCGAATCGACCACCGACCTCGCCTGGGACGGACAGACCGCGATCTACGAGGACGGCGAGGTGATCGCGGAAGGACCGCGCTTCCCCGCCGAGCCGCAGGTGACGCTCGCCGATATCGATCTCGACCGCCTGCGCCAGGAGCGGGCCCAGATGGGCAGCTTCGACGACAACCGGACCGCGCTCACGCCCGGCGCGCCGGCCTATCGGCGGGTCGCGTTCCGGGTGGCGCCGCCCGACGCCGATCTCGGCTTCCGTCGCACGATCGAGCGCTTCCCCTTCGTGCCGGCCGATCCCGCCCGCCTCGCCCAGGATTGCTACGAGGGCTACAACATCCAGGTCGCCGGCCTCGCCCAGCGCCTGCAGGCGATCGGCACCCGCCGCGTCGTGATCGGCATTTCGGGCGGGCTCGATTCGACCCACGCGCTGATCGTGGCGGCCCGCGCCTTCGACCAGCTCGGCCTGCCGCGGTCGGACATCCTCACCTACACCATGCCGGGCTTCGCCACCTCGGACGAGACCAAGACCAACGCCCACCGGCTGATGGCCTCGCTCGGCACCCGCGCGGCCGAGCTCGACATCCGGCCGGCCGCCCGGCAGATGCTCGCCGACATGGGCCACCCGTTCGGGCGCGGCGAGGAGGTCTACGACGTCACCTTCGAGAACGTGCAGGCGGGCTTGCGCACCGACTACCTGTTCCGCCTCGCCAACCAGCACGACGCGATCGTCGTCGGCACCGGCGACCTGTCGGAGCTGGCGCTCGGCTGGTGCACCTACGGCGTCGGGGACCAGATGTCCCACTACGCGGTCAATGCCGGGGTGCCCAAGACCCTGATCCAGCACCTGATCCGCTGGGTGATCGCGTCCGGACAGTTCAGCCCGGAGGTCGGCCGCACCCTGGAGGCGATCCTCGACACCGAGATCTCGCCCGAACTGGTGCCGGCGCGGGAGGGCGAGACGATCCAGAGCACCGAATCGAAGATCGGGCCCTACGCGCTGCAGGACTTCAACCTGTTCTACACGTTGCGCTACGGCTACCGCCCGTCGAAGATCGCCTTCCTGTCGCTGATGGCCTGGGAGGATGCCGGCCGCGGTCCCTGGCCGCCCGGCTTCCCGGAGGCGAAACGGGGCACTTACGCTCTGCCGGAGATCCGGGCCTGGCTCGCGGTGTTCCTGCGCCGCTTCTTCGGCTTCAGCCAGTTCAAGCGCTCGGCCCTGCCGAACGGCCCGAAGGTGGCGGCGGGCGGCGCCCTCTCGCCCCGGGGCGACTGGCGCGCGCCCTCCGACGCCAATGCCCGCATCTGGCTCGACGAATTGGAGCGCAACGTCCCGCAGGGCTGA
- a CDS encoding cysteine hydrolase, whose product MAATPSDTDVLPNGPLDERAVHVCVDMQNLFARETAWHTPWMGRVLPRVLHLAAAVPERTVFTRFVPAQRPGEGRGCWKRYWERWAEMTVERLGADMVALVPELAALTPPAETVDKTVYSPWMEPGLETALRKRRAETLVITGGETDVCVLATVLGAVDRGYRIVLATDAVCSSSDETHDAMMTLYRQRFGQQLEVATTDQILHNWNVSQLPR is encoded by the coding sequence ATGGCCGCCACGCCCTCCGACACCGACGTCCTGCCGAACGGCCCGCTCGACGAGCGGGCGGTGCATGTCTGCGTCGACATGCAGAACCTGTTTGCCCGTGAGACCGCCTGGCACACGCCCTGGATGGGCCGGGTGCTGCCGCGGGTCCTGCACCTCGCGGCCGCCGTGCCGGAGCGCACTGTGTTCACCCGCTTCGTCCCGGCACAACGTCCCGGGGAGGGGCGGGGCTGCTGGAAGCGCTACTGGGAGCGCTGGGCCGAGATGACGGTCGAGCGGCTCGGGGCGGACATGGTGGCGCTGGTGCCGGAGCTGGCCGCGCTGACGCCGCCGGCCGAGACCGTCGACAAGACCGTGTACTCGCCCTGGATGGAGCCCGGCCTGGAGACCGCGCTGCGGAAGCGCCGGGCCGAGACCCTGGTGATCACCGGCGGCGAGACCGACGTCTGCGTGCTCGCCACCGTGCTCGGCGCGGTCGACCGCGGCTACCGCATCGTGCTCGCGACGGACGCGGTCTGCTCCTCCTCGGACGAGACCCACGACGCGATGATGACGCTCTACCGGCAACGCTTCGGCCAGCAGCTCGAAGTGGCCACGACCGATCAGATCCTGCACAATTGGAATGTTTCGCAGTTACCGAGGTGA